From Fibrobacter sp. UWEL, a single genomic window includes:
- a CDS encoding ABC-F family ATP-binding cassette domain-containing protein — MLNVSNVSLQYGSRVLFKEVNLSFKPGNCYGVIGANGAGKSTFLKILSGDLEPNTGEVTKNPGERIAVLKQDHFAYEQNTVLETVMMGFPELYELGKKREELYALPEMTDEQGEEAIKVEERFGEIGGYEADSSAAVLLKGLGIPEEFHYSLMADLDGNQKIRVLLAQALFGNPDILLLDEPTNHLDLDTVAWLEDYLERFENVVIVVSHDRHFLNTVCTHTCDIDYGKINIYGGNYEFWYAASQLAQKQRKDQNRRAEEKIEELKAFIRRFASNAAKAKQATSRKKLLDKMSVEEMPASSRKFPWVNFKMDREPGKIVLEVNNATIDGGDGIICKGLNFKLNAGDKVALVGEYGTLKTAFFQLIAGETPAPEGVIKWGNTITQNYFPKNNDAYFQSELSLVDWLRQYSKEQDETFIRGFLGRMLFTGEEALKCCNVLSGGEKVRCMLSKMMLSNANCLLLDEPTAHLDLEAITALNNGLTAFQGPIIFCTQDHEFAQTVANRVLELTPDGVLDRSITFDEWYASKPKNKKK, encoded by the coding sequence ATGCTCAATGTTTCTAATGTAAGTCTTCAGTATGGCAGCCGCGTCCTTTTCAAGGAAGTGAACCTTTCCTTCAAGCCCGGTAACTGCTATGGCGTTATCGGCGCAAACGGCGCAGGCAAATCCACCTTCCTCAAGATCCTTTCCGGCGATCTTGAACCCAACACTGGTGAAGTCACCAAGAACCCTGGCGAACGTATCGCAGTCCTTAAGCAGGACCACTTCGCCTACGAACAGAACACCGTTCTCGAAACCGTCATGATGGGTTTCCCGGAACTGTACGAACTGGGCAAGAAGCGTGAAGAACTTTACGCTCTTCCCGAGATGACCGACGAACAGGGCGAAGAAGCCATCAAGGTGGAAGAACGCTTTGGTGAAATCGGCGGTTACGAAGCCGACTCTAGCGCCGCAGTGCTCCTGAAGGGCCTCGGCATTCCTGAAGAATTCCACTACAGCCTCATGGCAGACCTGGACGGTAACCAGAAGATTCGCGTGCTTTTGGCACAGGCCCTCTTCGGCAACCCCGACATTCTGCTTCTTGACGAACCTACCAACCACTTGGACCTGGATACCGTCGCCTGGCTGGAAGACTATCTGGAACGTTTCGAAAACGTGGTGATCGTGGTGAGCCATGACCGTCACTTCCTGAACACCGTCTGTACCCACACTTGCGATATTGACTACGGCAAGATCAACATCTACGGTGGTAACTACGAATTCTGGTATGCAGCTAGCCAGCTGGCCCAGAAGCAGCGTAAGGACCAGAACCGCCGCGCCGAAGAAAAGATCGAAGAATTGAAGGCCTTTATCCGCCGCTTCGCATCCAACGCAGCAAAGGCAAAGCAGGCCACCTCCCGTAAGAAGCTCCTGGACAAGATGTCCGTGGAAGAAATGCCCGCCTCCAGCCGTAAGTTCCCCTGGGTCAACTTCAAGATGGATCGCGAACCGGGCAAGATCGTGCTGGAAGTGAACAACGCTACCATCGATGGCGGCGACGGCATTATCTGCAAGGGTCTGAACTTCAAGCTGAACGCAGGCGACAAGGTTGCTCTCGTTGGCGAATACGGCACTCTCAAGACCGCATTCTTCCAGCTGATCGCTGGTGAAACCCCGGCACCGGAAGGTGTCATCAAGTGGGGCAACACCATCACTCAGAACTACTTCCCCAAGAACAACGACGCCTACTTCCAGAGCGAACTCTCCCTGGTTGACTGGCTCCGTCAGTACAGCAAGGAACAGGACGAAACCTTCATCCGCGGCTTCCTGGGCCGTATGCTCTTCACCGGCGAAGAAGCCCTGAAGTGCTGTAACGTCCTTTCCGGTGGTGAAAAGGTCCGCTGCATGCTCTCCAAGATGATGCTTTCCAACGCAAACTGCTTGCTGCTGGACGAACCGACCGCTCACCTTGACTTGGAAGCAATTACCGCCCTGAACAACGGCCTCACCGCTTTCCAGGGACCCATCATCTTCTGTACCCAGGACCATGAATTTGCACAGACCGTTGCAAACCGCGTTCTGGAACTGACACCGGATGGTGTTCTCGACCGTTCCATCACCTTCGATGAATGGTATGCGTCGAAGCCGAAGAACAAGAAGAAGTAA
- the ruvX gene encoding Holliday junction resolvase RuvX, whose protein sequence is MNYLALDYGEHRVGVAFADSELKFAFARETIDQKTTNLWVRLDELVKVNKVNAFVVGMPYHPDGRANGKNVVVEKFVQDLKERFPGMPVYTQDESYSSVQAQACTSHFSKKKKQKNKAVIDQLAAQIILQRWLDEN, encoded by the coding sequence ATGAATTATCTTGCTCTTGACTATGGTGAACATCGCGTAGGCGTTGCTTTTGCCGATTCTGAACTAAAATTCGCATTTGCCCGAGAAACCATCGACCAGAAGACTACAAACCTGTGGGTCCGCCTGGATGAACTGGTGAAGGTGAACAAGGTGAATGCCTTCGTGGTTGGAATGCCCTATCATCCGGATGGTAGAGCCAATGGTAAGAATGTGGTGGTGGAGAAGTTCGTTCAGGATTTAAAGGAACGTTTCCCTGGAATGCCCGTGTACACACAGGACGAATCCTACTCCAGTGTCCAGGCCCAGGCTTGCACATCACACTTCAGTAAGAAGAAAAAACAGAAAAATAAGGCAGTCATCGATCAGCTGGCCGCACAAATTATTCTTCAAAGATGGTTGGATGAGAATTAA
- a CDS encoding acyl-CoA dehydratase activase — translation MSISTNDLWVGVDVGSTTVKIAVVDPETSKLLHYTYQRHNAMQAQKVYEVLREAHGLFPGKNFRVAFCGSGGQPFADATHSFFVQEVVANALAVRATYPDTKVAIELGGQDAKVVFFEKDPTTGKLIASDMRMNGVCAGGTGAFIDQVAELLRIKTEAFEGFAKRGQKVYEISGRCGVFAKTDIQPMLNNGIAKEDIALSSFHAIAKQTIGGLAQGMEIKPPVIFEGGPLTFNPTLVRAFKERLGITDEQAIVPEHSEVLVAMGAALSVGSMFAGQECYYREEGSLDSLVHFNETRQAEHKAKAAADLFFKNDLEYKQFLEDHKMAGNNYPQPASGSELNVYLGIDAGSTTTKFVLMDEQDNIVDGFYASNDGEPLAVLKRAMNELIDRYEEYGCKLNILGVGTTGYGEQLFAKAVHADYHTVETVAHANAAQRLCPDVSFILDIGGQDMKAISVTDGVVTGIILNEACSSGCGSFIETYARSLGIPMEKIAQMAFDAKSPSQLGSRCTVFMNSSIITEQRDGKQPEDIIAGICRSIINNVFTKVIRIRNLNTLGKKVVVQGGTFKNNAVLRAFEQYTGLKPIRPERPGEMGAIGIALLTKKYMEEKRKTDPELKSSFIGLEAMKTFSWHNQPGQLCQYCTNHCSRTIVTFSDGQSFVTGNRCERGEVTADPNDPKTKALIAEINKKMLSVPDMIKRTNQLLVKDYAPAKLVEPQLKADGTQKTIGIPRALEFWASLPFWKAFFTSLGYTVVVSRSSDYKMFEAGLHSVPSDTVCFPAKLVHGHVLSLIDKKVDRIFFPMMVAIPSDHTKFDATAVCPVVQAYPNVCKNTDEPEKNYGVPMDQPIFHWFNAKLRRSQTIDWFSTNWGLDKKLINKAVDEGEKALNNYRTTLLEEGQKILDDVRAKNSFAVVIAGRPYHVDPLINHNIATHFTAMGIPVLTTESLPGVYDQDVPNHTRVEIKNTFHLRMLGATMIAAKDPNVELAQIVSFGCGHDSILTDEMMRMLHRDSNKEMLMLKLDEGDARGPVGIRIKSFIETVKARRAANLPDKPESNEPLFTTPFTKEDKDKRTILVPNLSPAFSVLAAAYMRAKGYKASPLPVADKRAIELGKKFVHNDICFPCQVNIGENLLWLEQHPEAKQEEVSIGLAKNCENCRAVQYAVLARKALDEAGYPNVSIITTGSDNKNMHPGFQLGLDFRLHMLWGLVTMDAIEIMYRALRPYEVNKGDTQKVYDEWMPKVMNRAAVLSKLELAKPTAVINLFRETIAAFNTVEITEDRKKGLRKPRVAVLGEILMNYHPSANGYIEEYLMNNGMEVYLPGMTDFFRVDEIVRAEKIKRGFSANPIEDRIIGGATAKVYTHALEVVRKEMEANFKLYEHHADCYELINMVGDIIDPTYNTGEGWLIPGEILYNSQHGINSHIILQPFACLANHISGRGLTKAVKERCPHIQVLSLDYDPDTSFANIENRLQMLIINARELEKANQQ, via the coding sequence ATGAGTATTTCTACAAATGATTTATGGGTCGGTGTTGACGTCGGTTCTACTACCGTAAAGATTGCCGTCGTCGATCCGGAAACCTCCAAGCTTTTGCACTATACGTACCAGCGTCACAATGCCATGCAGGCACAGAAGGTGTACGAGGTACTGCGTGAAGCCCACGGTCTTTTCCCGGGCAAGAACTTCAGAGTAGCATTCTGCGGCAGTGGCGGTCAGCCCTTTGCAGACGCAACCCATTCTTTCTTCGTACAGGAAGTGGTTGCCAACGCTCTCGCCGTCCGTGCAACTTATCCCGATACAAAGGTCGCTATTGAACTGGGTGGTCAGGACGCCAAGGTGGTGTTCTTCGAAAAGGATCCCACCACAGGCAAGCTGATTGCAAGCGACATGCGTATGAACGGTGTCTGTGCCGGTGGTACCGGTGCATTTATCGACCAGGTGGCAGAACTCCTCCGTATCAAGACCGAAGCCTTCGAAGGTTTCGCCAAGCGCGGCCAGAAGGTTTATGAAATTTCCGGCCGTTGCGGCGTGTTCGCCAAGACCGACATTCAGCCCATGCTGAACAACGGTATCGCCAAGGAAGATATCGCCCTTTCCAGTTTCCACGCCATTGCAAAGCAGACCATCGGTGGTCTTGCCCAGGGTATGGAAATCAAGCCCCCTGTCATTTTCGAAGGTGGCCCGCTGACCTTTAACCCGACCTTGGTTCGTGCATTCAAGGAACGTCTGGGTATTACCGACGAACAGGCAATCGTGCCTGAACATTCCGAAGTGCTGGTTGCCATGGGTGCAGCCCTTTCCGTAGGCTCCATGTTCGCCGGTCAGGAATGCTACTACCGCGAAGAAGGCTCTCTGGACTCCCTGGTCCACTTCAACGAAACTCGCCAAGCCGAACATAAGGCCAAGGCTGCCGCAGACCTGTTCTTCAAGAACGACCTTGAATACAAGCAGTTCCTGGAAGATCACAAGATGGCTGGCAACAACTACCCCCAGCCCGCTTCCGGTTCTGAACTGAATGTCTATCTGGGTATCGATGCCGGTTCTACCACCACCAAGTTCGTTCTTATGGACGAACAGGACAATATCGTCGACGGTTTCTACGCCTCTAACGATGGTGAACCTCTGGCCGTGCTGAAGCGCGCCATGAACGAGCTCATCGACCGTTACGAAGAATACGGCTGTAAGTTGAACATCCTGGGTGTGGGTACTACCGGTTACGGTGAACAGCTGTTCGCCAAGGCAGTCCACGCCGACTACCACACTGTGGAAACCGTGGCTCACGCCAACGCTGCCCAGCGCCTCTGCCCCGACGTATCCTTCATCCTGGATATCGGTGGTCAGGACATGAAGGCCATCTCCGTTACCGACGGTGTGGTTACCGGCATTATCCTGAACGAAGCCTGCTCCTCCGGTTGCGGTTCCTTCATCGAAACCTACGCTCGTTCCCTGGGTATCCCCATGGAAAAGATTGCCCAGATGGCTTTCGATGCCAAGAGCCCTTCTCAATTGGGTTCTCGCTGCACCGTGTTCATGAACAGCTCCATCATTACCGAACAGCGTGATGGTAAGCAGCCTGAAGACATTATCGCAGGTATCTGCCGCTCTATTATTAATAACGTGTTCACCAAGGTGATTCGTATCCGTAACCTCAACACTCTGGGTAAGAAGGTTGTGGTCCAGGGCGGTACCTTCAAGAACAACGCAGTGCTCCGCGCCTTTGAACAGTACACCGGCCTCAAGCCCATCCGTCCGGAACGTCCGGGTGAAATGGGTGCAATCGGTATCGCACTTCTCACCAAGAAGTACATGGAAGAAAAGCGCAAGACCGATCCGGAACTGAAGTCCAGCTTCATCGGTCTGGAAGCTATGAAGACCTTCAGCTGGCACAACCAGCCGGGTCAGCTCTGCCAGTACTGCACCAACCATTGCTCTCGTACCATCGTGACCTTTAGCGATGGCCAGAGCTTCGTTACCGGCAACCGTTGCGAACGCGGTGAAGTGACCGCAGATCCCAACGACCCGAAGACCAAGGCTTTGATTGCAGAAATCAACAAGAAGATGCTTTCCGTGCCTGACATGATCAAGCGTACCAACCAGCTGTTGGTAAAGGACTACGCTCCTGCCAAGCTGGTAGAACCGCAGCTGAAGGCTGATGGCACTCAGAAGACCATCGGTATTCCTCGCGCTCTTGAATTCTGGGCAAGCCTCCCCTTCTGGAAGGCATTCTTCACCAGCCTCGGCTATACCGTAGTCGTCAGCCGTAGCTCTGACTACAAGATGTTCGAAGCAGGCCTCCATAGCGTGCCATCCGACACCGTCTGCTTCCCGGCCAAGCTGGTTCACGGCCATGTGCTCTCCCTCATCGACAAGAAGGTGGACCGCATCTTCTTCCCCATGATGGTAGCTATTCCCAGTGACCACACCAAGTTTGACGCAACGGCAGTCTGCCCCGTGGTCCAGGCCTACCCCAATGTCTGTAAGAATACCGACGAACCGGAAAAGAATTACGGCGTCCCCATGGATCAGCCCATCTTCCACTGGTTCAACGCAAAGCTCCGTCGCTCCCAGACCATCGACTGGTTCAGCACCAACTGGGGCCTGGACAAGAAGCTGATCAACAAGGCTGTGGACGAAGGCGAAAAGGCCCTCAACAACTACCGCACCACCTTGCTGGAAGAAGGCCAGAAGATTCTGGACGACGTCCGTGCAAAGAACAGCTTCGCCGTGGTCATCGCAGGTCGCCCCTACCATGTGGACCCGCTGATCAACCACAACATTGCAACTCACTTTACCGCCATGGGCATTCCGGTTCTTACTACCGAGTCTCTCCCGGGCGTGTACGATCAGGATGTTCCCAACCACACCCGCGTGGAAATCAAGAACACCTTCCACCTCCGTATGCTTGGCGCCACCATGATTGCCGCTAAGGATCCCAACGTGGAACTGGCTCAGATCGTAAGCTTCGGCTGCGGTCACGACTCCATCCTGACCGACGAAATGATGCGTATGCTCCATCGCGATTCCAACAAGGAAATGCTGATGCTGAAGCTGGACGAAGGCGACGCCCGTGGTCCTGTGGGTATCCGTATCAAGAGCTTTATCGAAACCGTTAAGGCCCGCCGTGCAGCCAACCTGCCGGACAAGCCGGAATCCAACGAACCGCTGTTCACCACTCCCTTCACCAAGGAAGACAAGGACAAGCGTACCATCCTGGTTCCCAACCTGTCCCCCGCATTCAGCGTGCTGGCAGCAGCCTACATGCGCGCCAAGGGCTACAAGGCATCTCCCCTGCCTGTTGCCGACAAACGCGCCATCGAACTGGGCAAGAAGTTCGTCCATAACGACATCTGCTTCCCCTGCCAGGTGAACATCGGTGAAAACCTCCTGTGGCTGGAACAGCATCCTGAAGCAAAGCAGGAAGAAGTCTCCATCGGTCTTGCCAAGAACTGCGAAAACTGCCGTGCCGTGCAGTACGCCGTACTTGCCCGTAAGGCTCTGGACGAAGCAGGATATCCCAACGTTTCCATCATCACTACCGGTTCCGACAACAAGAACATGCATCCGGGCTTCCAGCTGGGTCTGGACTTCCGCCTCCATATGTTGTGGGGTCTGGTGACCATGGACGCCATCGAAATCATGTACCGCGCACTCCGTCCGTACGAAGTGAACAAGGGCGACACCCAGAAGGTATACGACGAATGGATGCCCAAGGTCATGAACCGCGCCGCAGTTCTTTCCAAGCTTGAATTGGCAAAGCCCACTGCAGTGATCAACCTGTTCCGCGAAACTATCGCAGCCTTCAATACGGTTGAAATTACCGAAGACCGTAAGAAGGGGCTCCGCAAGCCTCGCGTCGCTGTGCTTGGTGAAATTCTCATGAATTACCATCCCAGCGCCAACGGCTACATCGAAGAATACCTGATGAACAACGGCATGGAAGTCTACCTGCCGGGTATGACGGACTTCTTCCGTGTGGACGAAATCGTCCGTGCCGAAAAGATCAAGCGTGGTTTCTCCGCCAATCCTATCGAAGACCGCATCATCGGTGGTGCAACCGCCAAGGTTTACACCCACGCTCTGGAAGTGGTCCGTAAGGAAATGGAAGCAAACTTCAAGCTGTACGAACATCATGCAGACTGCTATGAATTGATCAACATGGTTGGTGACATTATTGACCCCACCTACAACACCGGCGAAGGCTGGCTGATTCCGGGCGAAATTCTGTACAACTCCCAGCATGGCATCAACAGCCATATCATTCTGCAGCCCTTCGCCTGCTTGGCTAACCACATTTCCGGCCGCGGCCTGACCAAGGCTGTGAAGGAACGTTGCCCCCATATTCAGGTGCTGTCTCTGGACTACGATCCGGATACCAGCTTTGCAAACATCGAAAACCGTTTGCAGATGCTAATCATCAACGCCCGCGAATTGGAAAAGGCAAACCAGCAGTAA
- a CDS encoding glycosyl hydrolase family 8: MKSKILTAAIFAICGAISTPFAVMDIPNTQPKVDASFWNQVLDKTWSGLKKRNIEPYENGVGAGLIHRPKSEYPGDAVSEAVGYGMLVALYANDQETFNKIWEAANKNMWNGSYYDWQLKLSGSKSEGAATDAEEDIIMSLVFADKLVQAGKWQDFTTSDGRKYLDHAKKMMGKMWETSQITSQGTLAPGAGWGGENFVNVGYFSPAWYKIFAKYDSNHDWNKVVDRSYEIIGNSPGYALGMVPDWMKPDGSPSGSLGYNAYFNAKAFFKDAIRILWRVAIDAIWFDEPRAKSFLQNSMKFINSIGGAEAANFFQMDGQLLPAEDVWEDMLAGTITRHRREHSPLTIGMWATAAMAVGTDDDKKAFSMEMAKFYDKDADYFGLAVDPSGAEEDTLHNEMYFEQFLGWFGTSLMTGVFSNIIDDIDNPKQNAPGLTTEVSTPKEETPEENPNDNPDKEPGKEQDAIGNSMATPVAESSIRVQRKNGQIQIFRKDSENHWTVYGLNGKRLFKVQ; encoded by the coding sequence ATGAAGAGCAAGATTCTTACCGCTGCAATTTTTGCCATCTGCGGCGCAATTTCTACCCCGTTTGCCGTAATGGACATTCCCAATACCCAGCCCAAGGTAGACGCAAGTTTTTGGAACCAGGTGCTGGACAAGACCTGGAGTGGACTGAAGAAGCGCAATATTGAACCTTACGAAAACGGTGTAGGTGCAGGTCTCATCCATCGTCCCAAAAGCGAATATCCTGGCGACGCCGTCAGCGAAGCGGTAGGATACGGCATGCTGGTGGCGCTTTACGCCAATGACCAGGAAACCTTCAACAAGATTTGGGAAGCCGCCAATAAGAATATGTGGAACGGCAGTTACTACGATTGGCAGCTGAAACTTTCCGGCAGCAAGAGTGAAGGTGCAGCCACCGACGCCGAAGAAGACATCATCATGTCCCTGGTTTTTGCCGACAAGTTGGTTCAAGCAGGCAAGTGGCAGGACTTCACCACCTCCGATGGCCGCAAGTACCTGGATCACGCCAAGAAGATGATGGGCAAGATGTGGGAAACCAGCCAGATTACTTCTCAGGGAACACTAGCTCCTGGGGCCGGCTGGGGTGGAGAAAACTTCGTGAACGTAGGCTATTTCTCCCCCGCCTGGTACAAGATTTTTGCAAAATACGATAGCAACCACGACTGGAACAAGGTGGTGGACCGCAGTTACGAAATCATCGGCAACAGCCCCGGATACGCACTGGGCATGGTACCCGACTGGATGAAGCCGGACGGAAGTCCCTCCGGTTCACTGGGCTACAACGCCTACTTTAATGCCAAGGCTTTCTTCAAGGACGCCATCCGCATCCTGTGGCGTGTGGCCATTGACGCCATCTGGTTTGACGAGCCCCGCGCCAAGAGTTTCCTCCAGAATTCCATGAAGTTCATCAACTCCATCGGTGGTGCGGAAGCAGCCAACTTCTTCCAGATGGACGGACAGTTGCTCCCTGCAGAAGACGTATGGGAAGACATGCTTGCCGGCACTATTACCCGTCACCGTCGAGAACACAGCCCTCTGACCATTGGCATGTGGGCAACCGCCGCCATGGCCGTCGGTACGGATGACGACAAGAAGGCCTTCAGTATGGAAATGGCAAAGTTCTACGACAAGGACGCCGATTACTTCGGTCTAGCAGTAGACCCTAGTGGCGCCGAAGAAGACACCCTCCACAACGAAATGTACTTCGAACAATTCCTGGGCTGGTTCGGCACTTCTCTCATGACGGGCGTATTCAGCAACATCATCGACGACATCGACAATCCCAAACAGAACGCCCCGGGATTAACCACAGAAGTCTCCACCCCCAAGGAAGAAACCCCCGAGGAAAATCCCAACGACAATCCAGACAAGGAACCTGGTAAGGAACAAGACGCCATCGGCAACTCCATGGCAACGCCTGTTGCAGAAAGTTCCATCCGCGTCCAACGCAAGAATGGACAAATCCAGATTTTCCGCAAGGATTCCGAAAATCACTGGACCGTGTACGGATTGAACGGTAAGAGACTCTTTAAGGTTCAATAA